The nucleotide sequence CGGCCCTGTACCTTACTCTCAAAATAAATGCTACCCAATCCGAGGTGCAGCCTGTATTCTATCTGGCAGGGATGGCTATTCTGGTCGTAGCGGTTGCGCTCTTTTCCATCTTCAAATTCCGCAACCGCCTGCTGCAATCCGCCCTATGCGCAGTCAATTCAATCCTGATGACGGTCATTCTGGCTACAGTGGTGTACCAGACTTTTTACAAAGCCGCCAAACTCTTCGATCCCACGGAAACGGGAGACTATCTGGTTGGTTTCTACGCGTTGATTGTGGCTATGCTGTCCAATGTACTGGCAAATCGGTTTATCCGCCGCGACGAGCGCCTAGTGAAGGAGTCGAACCGGATGCGTTGACATTTGGTTAGATCAATCCTTCTTTTAACAAATCGTGCAGGTGTACAAAGCCAAGCAGTTGGTCTTCATCTACCACCACGAGCTGTGTGATGCTGCGTGCCTGCATAAGTTGTAGAGCGTTTACGGCGTATTCGTCCGGAGCGATACCAATGGGAGCTACCGTCATAATGTCGCGGGCGCTGAGGTGCAACAGTTCGGTTTCTTGGTGTTGATTAAGCATTCGCCTCAAATCTCCATCTGTAACAATCCCCACCAGTTTTTGTGAAGAATCCAGAACAGCCGTGGCGCCCAGGCGTTTAGACGTAATTTCCAGAATCACCTCTTTAAGATTGGCCGTCTGGGGTACTGTAGGCAGGGCGTTGTGTGGGTAGAGATCGCTTACCCGCAGATATAGTTTTTTGCCCAGGGTACCCCCGGATGATACCGGGCGAAATCCTGCCGCGTAAATCCTCGTGCTTCGAGTAGACAAATAGCCAAAGCGTCGCCCAAGGCCAGGCAGACGGTCGTACTGGTGGTAGGAGCAAGATTTAGCGGGTCAGCCTCATAAGGCGCATAAGCATGTAAAATAAAGTCGGCGTTACGTCCCAAAAACGAATCTTTATTACTGACCATCGCGATCAGCGTTACGCCCGTTTGTTTCAGCAGGGGCACCAGTACCTTCACCTCGGGGGTATCACCACTTTTGGAAATCGCGATGACTACATCGTCGGGCTGAATCATGCCCAAGTCGCCATGAATGGCATCGGCGGCATGCATGAACAGGGCCGGGGTACCCGTCGAATTGAGGGTAGCTACGATTTTCTGACCAATGATGGCGCTCTTGCCGATACCCGTAATCACCACACGTCCGCCCGCCCGCAGAATAGTCTCGACGCAGTGTTCAAAAGAGTCATCGATGCGTTCAGCGAGTTGCTGAATGGCTTCGGCTTCCTGGACCAGCACATCTTTTGCGATGGACTGAATATTTTTTACTAATTTCAAATTTGAATCCTTGTTTTGGAATTGCTATTTTTAAAACTGGGAAGCAGACAAGCCCGGTTTTATGTGAAGTCGGCGCTTGCTCAAATCAATCGAAAAGCCCTTCCTTACCAACGAACAAAGATAAAGAACTTTGGAATAACCCATTTGTGACACGAATATGATACAGCAGGTCGATAGAGCCATATTGGACACCCTAAAAGAAAGATTAAAAGACATTTTCGGATATAGCCAGTTCCGGGGTGATCAGGAAGTAATTATCCAGAATATCCTCAGCCGGAAAAACACCTTCGTCATTATGCCCACGGGCGCTGGAAAGTCCCTGTGCTATCAACTGCCGGCGCTGGTCACCGACGGCATGGCCATTGTCATTTCGCCGCTGATCGCCCTGATGAAGAACCAGGTAGATCAACTCAATGCCTTCGGTATTAACGCGCAGTTTCTTAACTCGACACTTACGAAGGCCGAAATCAACCGGGTGAAGCGCGATGCCCTCGATGGTAGCCTGAAACTTCTTTATATCGCCCCTGAATCACTCACCAAGGAAGAAAACCTTGATTTTCTACAAAAGACCAATCTGTCCTTTGTAGCCATCGACGAAGCGCATTGTATTTCCGAATGGGGACACGACTTCCGGCCGGAGTACCGGCGCATCCACGGTATTATTGACAATATCGGCGATCTGCCTATTATCGCCCTCACCGCTACCGCTACGCCCAAGGTACAGCAGGACATTCGCAAAAACCTGCAAATGGAAGAAGCTGAAACCTACAAGTCTTCTTTCAACCGTAAGAATCTCTACTATGAGATCCGCTCCAAAAACGACGCCAAGAAGCAGCTGATCCGGTATGTTCGCAACAACAAGGGGAAGTCAGGCATCGTGTATTGCCTGAGTCGCAAAACGGTCGAGGAGATTGCGCAGCTATTGAGTGTGAACGATGTGAAGGCACTTCCTTACCACGCCGGGCTGGACTCCAATACCCGTATGGCCAATCAGGACGCTTTTTTGAATGAAGAAGCCGATGTCATTGTGGCCACGATTGCTTTTGGCATGGGCATTGACAAGCCCGACGTACGGTTTGTGATACACTATGATGTACCTAAGTCGCTGGAGGGCTACTACCAGGAAACGGGCCGTGCCGGACGTGATGGGCTGGAGGGCAACTGTCTGATGTTTTATAGCTACGAGGACATTCAGAAGCTGGAAAAATTCAATAAGGACAAATCCGTTACCGAACGCGACAATGCCCGCCATTTATTGGGTGAAATGGTAGCTTATGCCAACCTGGGTGTGTGCCGCCGTCGGCAATTGCTGAGTTATTTCGGCGAGTACATGGACCATGACTGCGGTTTTTGTGACAACTGCGTGAAACCTACTGAAAGGCATAAGGTACAGGACGAAGTAGTGCTGGCCCTACGGGCAGTCACGCTAACCGACGAGCGTTTTGACGGTGAGCATATCGCCGATCTGTTAACGGCTACGGAAAATCAGTATGTGCGCAGCTATGAGCACGATAAGCTGGATGTATACGGTAAGGGAGTGGAATATAATGAGTCGGTTGACTATTGGATATCCCTGCTCCGGCAATTGGTGATTTTTGACTACCTGGAAAAAGATGTCGAAAATTATGGTGTTCTGAAACTTTCCGAAAAGGGTAGCAACTACCTCAAAGACCCCTATCCTGTCACGATTCATGCGGATCACAACTACGCTGAAGAAGACACCAAGACTGATGATGATGAATCCAGTAATAACGGATCGGGTGGTAACGCGCATGCTTATGACGATGCCTTACTGGGATTACTGAAGGCACTCCGTAAAAAGGTAGCCAAAGAGAAAAACCTGCCGCCCTACGTTATTTTTCAGGACCCATCCCTGGAAGAAATGGCGACCACCTACCCGACCACGCAGCAGGAAATGGCCCAGATCAATGGGGTGGGAATGGGGAAAGTCCAAAAATTTGGTCGGCAATTCCTTGAGACGATCAATCGCTATGTAGAGGAAAACGATATAGAAACCGCCAAGGACGTGGTCATTAAGTCCATGGTGAATAAGTCAAAAATAAAAATATACATTATTCAGCAAGTGGATCGGAAGGTAGATCTTGAAGAGATTGCCGAAGTTAAAGGACTCGGGATGGAAGATTTGATTGAAGAGATCGAGCACATCTGCTATTCGGGTACCAAGCTCAATCTTGATTACTACATCAACCAGATCATGGACCGCGATCGACAACAGGATATTTATGACTATTTCATGACCGCCGAAACCGACAACATCGCCGTAGCGCTGGAAGAATTCGCCCAGGATGATATTACAGAAGAAGAACTTCGTCTCATGCGGATCAAGTTTCTCTCCGAACTAGCCAATTAAATTACATTATCCCTACAAAAGGGCTCCATAAGCCCATGGAGCCCGGTCACGATTACAACTCTATGAATATACTTATACTGGGTTCTGGGGGACGGGAGCATGCCTTTGCCTGGAAAATGGCTCAGAGTCCTCTTTGTGATGAATTGTTTGTGGCACCCGGCAATGCGGGCACAGCGTCAGTGGCTACTAATCTCGAAATTTCCTACAATGATTTTGAAGCAATAGCCGCCCTGATTACGGAGAAGCGCATCGAACTAGTCGTTGTGGGTCCGGAAGAACCTCTGGTAAAAGGAATCATTGATTTTCTACAAAATCGACCCGAACTGAAGCACGTACGACTGATTGGACCGGATCAGGCAGGTGCTCAGTTGGAAGGTAGCAAAGACTTTTCCAAAAACTTCATGCAAAAATACGGCATTCCCACCGCAGGGTACCGTACGTTTACGGCCGCTACGGTGGAGGAAGGCATGGCCTACCTACAATCACACACCATGCCTGTCGTTCTTAAGGCGGATGGACTGGCCGCAGGCAAGGGTGTCATCATTTCCGAAACAGTGCAGGAGGCGCAGGAAAGCCTGCGTGAAATATTACAGGATGGAAAGTTTGGCGATGCGGGCAGCAAGGTGGTGGTCGAGCAATTCCTGAAAGGAATTGAACTGTCGGTGTTCGTCCTGACCGACGGCGAGCATTACAAAATCCTGCCCGAAGCCAAGGATTACAAACGCATTGGGGAGAACGATACCGGCCTTAATACAGGCGGTATGGGTGCCGTCTCGCCCGTAATATTTGCTGATAGCAATTTTTTGCGGAAGGTAGAAGAGAAAGTAGTGAAGCCCACCCTGCAAGGGCTTCGCCAGGAAGGCATAAAATACGTAGGCTTCATTTTCATCGGTTTGATGAATGTCAAGAGTGAGCCCTATGTAATCGAATATAATGTTCGCATGGGCGATCCCGAAACCGAAGTGGTGCTCCCACGCATTCAGTCGGATTTGGTGA is from Salmonirosea aquatica and encodes:
- a CDS encoding DUF4293 domain-containing protein, encoding MLQRVQSIFLAIVAIAMGIFVAFPLWHKVAMDGIQEASMTALYLTLKINATQSEVQPVFYLAGMAILVVAVALFSIFKFRNRLLQSALCAVNSILMTVILATVVYQTFYKAAKLFDPTETGDYLVGFYALIVAMLSNVLANRFIRRDERLVKESNRMR
- the recQ gene encoding DNA helicase RecQ, which codes for MIQQVDRAILDTLKERLKDIFGYSQFRGDQEVIIQNILSRKNTFVIMPTGAGKSLCYQLPALVTDGMAIVISPLIALMKNQVDQLNAFGINAQFLNSTLTKAEINRVKRDALDGSLKLLYIAPESLTKEENLDFLQKTNLSFVAIDEAHCISEWGHDFRPEYRRIHGIIDNIGDLPIIALTATATPKVQQDIRKNLQMEEAETYKSSFNRKNLYYEIRSKNDAKKQLIRYVRNNKGKSGIVYCLSRKTVEEIAQLLSVNDVKALPYHAGLDSNTRMANQDAFLNEEADVIVATIAFGMGIDKPDVRFVIHYDVPKSLEGYYQETGRAGRDGLEGNCLMFYSYEDIQKLEKFNKDKSVTERDNARHLLGEMVAYANLGVCRRRQLLSYFGEYMDHDCGFCDNCVKPTERHKVQDEVVLALRAVTLTDERFDGEHIADLLTATENQYVRSYEHDKLDVYGKGVEYNESVDYWISLLRQLVIFDYLEKDVENYGVLKLSEKGSNYLKDPYPVTIHADHNYAEEDTKTDDDESSNNGSGGNAHAYDDALLGLLKALRKKVAKEKNLPPYVIFQDPSLEEMATTYPTTQQEMAQINGVGMGKVQKFGRQFLETINRYVEENDIETAKDVVIKSMVNKSKIKIYIIQQVDRKVDLEEIAEVKGLGMEDLIEEIEHICYSGTKLNLDYYINQIMDRDRQQDIYDYFMTAETDNIAVALEEFAQDDITEEELRLMRIKFLSELAN
- the purD gene encoding phosphoribosylamine--glycine ligase, which translates into the protein MNILILGSGGREHAFAWKMAQSPLCDELFVAPGNAGTASVATNLEISYNDFEAIAALITEKRIELVVVGPEEPLVKGIIDFLQNRPELKHVRLIGPDQAGAQLEGSKDFSKNFMQKYGIPTAGYRTFTAATVEEGMAYLQSHTMPVVLKADGLAAGKGVIISETVQEAQESLREILQDGKFGDAGSKVVVEQFLKGIELSVFVLTDGEHYKILPEAKDYKRIGENDTGLNTGGMGAVSPVIFADSNFLRKVEEKVVKPTLQGLRQEGIKYVGFIFIGLMNVKSEPYVIEYNVRMGDPETEVVLPRIQSDLVTLLTATAKGTLQDTPMSISPQVAVTTVVVSGGYPGDYEKGKVIADTDKTEDVVVFHAGTAFNGNTEVVTNGGRVLVLTGIANSLENAVHKSQRAAHTVQFEGKYYRHDIGLDLLRFKD